CGATAGCACCATTTCGTTAAAAGCCGAGACTGCAGAGTTTTTAAAAGACTTCAATCAAGTGGTTGAGATGGCCGACACCATTAGTTCACTATCAGAAAAAACCAACTTACTTGCTTTGAATGCATCAATTGAAGCAGCGCGTGCTGGTGAATTAGGGCGAGGTTTTGCAGTCGTCGCAGAAGAAGTAAAAACCTTAGCGAACGCATCGAAAGACAGTGCTAGTGATATTGATCAAGTTTGTCAGGCACTTAGAGTGAAACAACAAGAAATTGAACAGAAATTTGAAGCCTTGGCCAACTCACTATCGCAATCGATGAATTTATCAACCAGTGGTCAGAGCAATTTATCAGGCCAAATGGAGCACGCTCTCTCTGCCATTGAAATTATCAACACGCACTTAACCGATATTATCAGTCAAAACGAACACGCCTGCGATCGCTTTAGTGAAGTTGCAGAGCAAATTGATATGATGAAAGCTGATGCAGAAAAAGCAGTGCAAGGCTCTGCCAACAATATCCAAATTGGTCAGCAAGTACTTGAGCTAATTGATGATGTAAGGGCAGCTTCGTAACTAGCAGCGAGCAGTTTTAAGCTAAATGGAGATTAGCAATAACCTCCATTTAGCGATTTTCGGAATTTTTTAATGCAGCGAAAAATTCTA
This Thalassotalea euphylliae DNA region includes the following protein-coding sequences:
- a CDS encoding methyl-accepting chemotaxis protein, with the translated sequence MDNITSSEQQPAIPFSAIAIRACKFSIIIGSILTMINQWNGIFGDANIAVIPMLLTYLVPFCVSSYSSYLSEVSCRKRETDMRNMLVNKQAHNQSLQQTGNSMHSLTQTLVTNATNVNAASRKRVPFIESLVGIMADSVNQSRNSCTELTDSRTHVAELKQMFTAITEHIEQLVNEIKVNADSTISLKAETAEFLKDFNQVVEMADTISSLSEKTNLLALNASIEAARAGELGRGFAVVAEEVKTLANASKDSASDIDQVCQALRVKQQEIEQKFEALANSLSQSMNLSTSGQSNLSGQMEHALSAIEIINTHLTDIISQNEHACDRFSEVAEQIDMMKADAEKAVQGSANNIQIGQQVLELIDDVRAAS